The DNA segment aaaaaatcaatatgaaATGGATTGTGAAGAGACATAGTCGCATGTGGTAGATGCAACTACTTTCATGTTCCTTATTAGTCTAGAAATAAAGGAAGAACTTGTATTATGCAACCCACTGGAAACTGATAATCCTTAAGAGATTGAATCCCTAAAAGACAAAATCCCTGAAGGATTGGTGATATCAAAATCATGTTCCCAGGAACTTTAACTATTCGATCGAAATATGTTTTATGGGatatatgaaatatttgaagttaatCAATACATCTTTATAATTAGGGAAATACCCTAGGATAACattaaaaaagtttatgtcacaaatatagactctaaagatcaaaatcaccaaaatgtttcattaaagaggtaaatatacacttatacccctagggttaactaatccaaaccttagggtttagagttaaggggtggagattttgagatttaaaattttataaaataaaaaataaatattaaaaattaaaaatttgaaaataaacattttaaaaaaatttcaaaaagtattttcgaattacaaaaagaaaatttgaaaaaccaaatcgaaaaatgtttttataaaaaatccaatttgaaaacatataatctaaaactataaaaaaaatttttaatttttttaattttttaatatttttttttttgtatatatctaGGATATTAGGAtccttttacctattaaatgaaacattttgatcattttcctccttgtagtctatttttgtgaccaaaacttaaAATAGTCTATTTAGGAGAATTGCCTTTATATTTATCAAGAGATTATAGATCAATAGAATCATTGATTTGAATATAATCAAAAACCAGTGAAGAGTTATAGAAAAATTTGTATTTTGGAAGAAAGCTCTTGACAATACCATATTGTCTTTATGTATTCCAAACTGGAGATTTAAAATGAGATCTTATAGTAAAGATCCTTGAAGGATTTTATTTAGATGCTCATATATGTTTGGTCTTGAAGTACCATATTTAAAGTGTTATTAAGCAAAATACTAATCTTTTTCATAACTAAAAGATGTAATTTCATATGACAAGAAAGAAAGTTATTAGTAACTTTCATAGTTACGTATGAGTTACTCGTATGTATAAGACGATTGTAAGTAAGAGATTTGGTTTGAAATTCAAATTGACCAATAAAATATTGTCTATATCAAATAAGaattgtggaccataagtgtaCAGACCTTGATTACTCTAATGGAAAGAGTATTATGATATTCTCAATTTCAAAAAGAGATTTATCTGATTGGAATGCATATCCTGAAGACATTGCTTTCCGGGGAAGAAATGTGAAATATGTGTGGTTGTACTCTTTCCCTCATCATGGATCTTATCCCACTGAGTTTTTCCATGACAAGGTTTTAACGAGGCAACAAAGAACACACAAATGATAGACACCCGAAAGaattattataatttcaaaGTTGAAAGTCTATCACAGATCTAAAGTCTTTGAAGTCAAGAGAATCGAAGAAAAGGATCAAATCATATCAAGACTCATACACTGCAAAGGAATGGCGAAGTTCGTCCTATAAGTTCATTCAAGTGAAAATTTCTCTGACTTATTCACCAAGGCGCTAACCACTGTTCTTTTCAAGAAGTTAGTTCATATTATCAGACTGAGTCATCTCAAAGATCTTGACGTATGTACACATCATGGGAAGTCATTACGCGTTGCACTCTTTTTTCCTTAACCATGGCTTTTTCCACTGGGTTTTCCTGGAAATGTTTTTAACGAGGCAGCATCTACGGCGTTTTGAAAAGTAATTTAGTATAATGGACATTAAGGAGAAATGTTATGAATATTATGGTGATGTCCATATGAAAAGTCCTAGATATATACTTGTTCCGCAATGCAAGTTAGACTTTTTCTCCAAACTATGCTATCCTATATAAAAGACCCATCATACAATGAATACGACACACCAATTCCTCTTtctcttttatatttataacaGAATTTTAGTTTTGTGACAAAAAGAAAGATGTTATTGAGATCTCACCACAATCCACTtgaatatgtttatataaaaaaaaggattGTATTCTGCAAAATTATATGTACAAAAATAGTGTATTTTCGTCAATATATGTGGGTTGCTtactatttatttgttttaattatgtTATCTATCTGAAGTATCCGAGTGTGGAAATAAATAGACTTGATTCATGAATATCACTATTTTACAAATCTAAAACGTTATAGTAATAAactacatttattttttaaatacatttataaatacTCTTGTAATAATGGGCATCTTGTTATGCTTTTGGAAATATTTTGAAACTCgacccggacactgaaccggatAACTTATCGGGTTACCAGATTATTAGGTAGACCGTgggttaataaattaaataattttgttatacaataatatattacgtattgaaaatataataaaaactttatgttttaaaaacctTTTGGAAATATACTtaactttgatttttttatttttattttcactgcacatacaaaatataaaaaaaaagactatttaACAATTTTGACATTTTGTAACAAGTTAAGAGTTATGacatagaataaaaatatatcaagatTCAAAATCTATAAGTACTTAAAATGTCTAGTGTGAATAgtaaaattaaactttaaattaaaaaaaaaacaaaggtaaaatttaaaattgtaataaattaccgataacaaaaataaactaatgtcAAATTACATCAAAGTTTTGTTAGTAGATTCATAATCCACATGAtcatattatctttttatttttgaaagaaaCTAAACACTTAACTTCTTAATTAGAATGTTGATTCTAATAATGTAACtgaaaaattcacaaaaaaaataattcaaaattgtGTATTAGTTCAACCAGTGGTTTAACCGATTGCCGGATTTCGTGTTTTAACAGTTTTTGTGGGTTTTACCGAGTTTTTAAATAATGAGATTTTCCTAAAATCCAAACTGGATTACATACCGAGTCACCGAATTTACCGGCTCGACTAGGGTCCGAGTCAGGTTTAAAAACACTGGTTTTTGGTATTGATTAAGTAATGGTAGTTTACAGATTGAATGCAACaaatttaattagttttaacattaattattttgaaattgatttagatatgttttatggttattttaacttttagaaaaataataaatgctAAAAGTTAGGATTAAGTAGTTTTCAATggcatcttatatattaaaagagaagtcacaactttgactcatgtgtgattttttaaaaaatagacttAATGGACCTATTACTAGAAattcatgttacatttaatttctaatattatcattattatagATCTAAATAACTCACTTTCTAGATTATAGGAACTAAATAATATGTCTACTACATTATAAGAACTAAataattatcaatttttttctagcaaaaaaaaacatgatctGGAAACAaccaattaaataaaaaaatataagataaaattattatgttttaaaaatatacgataaattatattaatatagacCAATGtagaattgaaaataaaatgtttatataaaaataaataaaaataaaaatccacgcggttgcgcgggtcgagatctagttgAAAATTAATTTAAGAATAAGTTTATATTTGTACTTCAATTTTCATAATAAAGATTTCTTTGAATATTGGTTCCATGTAATATTATTTGCTACTCCTAAAAGTGGTTTCCAAATCAGAAAAATGAACATAAAGTTATTGAAGAAGTTTTAACCACTCAGAtcttatttatatacataaatgtAAAACAAGATAGCATACAGTCTAGTATACAGTGCCATGAAGTTATTTCTTTGTTTATGTtgctataaaaagaaaaaaaaagtctttgAACATTAagcatcaataaaaaataaacaaacaggATAGTAAAAAAAAGGTGAACCCTAGAGAAGTAAAGCATTTTAAATTCTCTTGTTAAATAACTTCTATCAAGATAGAAAAGagtggttaaggggatgattggttggggCTGTAGATGCTCTGGACAACCAAAATTTAGTCTACAGCTATATATGTCAACCAATCGAGCTTTGCTTATCtctgaaaaatcaaaatatagctGTAGAGAGCTTTATTTCCAGAGCAAAAAATTAGTGCTTTAAAAATCtagggaaaactgtttttttagagcaaaaaaatggtaactatgtccctttagactaatctatattttgtgtcatatttttctataacaccctttaatatttttgaaaataaatttaataaatagttttacaaacaaaaaaaatttggaaaaatagtaacttttgataaaatacctatatgaacttagtgatattttttccagttataaaaaagttaaaattataaatttcatattatgttctaaataaagtagaaatgacattctacgaagtagaaaacgaaatctacttttttcattgaatctacaatgtttagaatacgtgatctacgtaagtaggagtattctaaaaatatttagaatacacattccgcgcttaacatatagttctaaaatctttagaaatcaaaatctacacattaatataaatctaaaacacgtagaaaccgacttctacagatttactataaatctaaaacatgtagaaatcaaaatctaaacattactataattctaaaaaaactgtagaaaccgatttctacatattagttgtattctacggataagaaatcagttcctaaaaatatggaaacaaaatatttgggaatattcactttaatattttgaaaaaaatcgattttaaaaaaaaaaaaaatagaaaaacgaaaaaaggaacaaaaaaataaaaaaacgaaaaaggaataaaaaattacaattttaagagCATTACtgtcattttgaaaaaaattagtctaatgggacataaagtagtatagattagtataaaaaaacatagttaccatttttttgctctaaaaaacaattttcccaaaaatcTACAGCAAGGAAAGCTACCGCAAATATAAAGCTACAgattaaattctacagcaaaaaaatataaagctacagCACTTAGCAATCATCCCCTAATTTTCTACTGAATAGAATTTCTTCCTCCTGTAGCATGGCAGCCGACGATTACCCGGGGCTGAAATCCCTGGAGGCGTTGATTGGTGGTTCTCTCCCGGAGAATCTCTCGAAGCTATCTTCTACTTGTCTTGCAATTCCAGCGAATAAGGACTTCCATTTTCTCTGCAATTTCGATGAGTTCAAGCTTCGGATTGATGAGATTTCAGGGAGCTCGCAGTGTGTTCTTGAGACGATCGGTGGCTTCTGTGGGAAACCGATGAGATATTCAGGTGATGATGCGTATGACTGGCTTGTTAACCTGAACGATGAAGTTCTCCAGAGAATTGATTTGGATTTGGAAGACACAATGAAGAAGGAAACTGATCCGGTACATGGAAAGGCAAAGGTTTCGTTTCATATAGCAACGATAAAGAAGCCTCAGGAGGAGTATAAGATTTTGGTGAACAACGCAAATGTACCGTTTGAGCATGTTTGGTTGGAGAAGAAGGAGAACAATCTAGGCTTTATTCATCCACTGGTTAGTTAATATCTGgagactaaaaaaaaaaaagtagtttttCTTATCTAAACATCCAGAATTGTAATCTTtgatcttctcttctcttttgatATGTGTTTGCAGGAGAAACTTTCAGTGATGGACTTTGTTGATAAAGATATATCAGAGATGAAACCTGTTGAACCCCTCTCTTTGGAAGGAACTCCATTCAAGCTTGTTGAAGAAATCAATGATCTAAAGGATTTAGCTGCGAAGTTGTCTAGTGTTGATGAGTTTGCTGTAAATACCTTCCTCTGTTTTTcgttctttctcttttttttttctataataaaaagaaatgtgCAATGCAGTGGAGGCTGTAAGAGTTTGATTATGCTCTGAGTTTTGGTCAAACTATAAGAAAACTAAAATGGATGTGAACTATCAGTATGCTAGTCAGTTTTAGTAACGGACATTTATAGTTTCCCCTATATGTCTCTGTCCCCACTACATTTGTTACATTGACAGACAGAAGTGATGAGTTAGTGATGCTGGTTCTCTTTGATAGATCATGCTTAACCTGAAGTttcattgtttttgtttgttttgtaggTTGATCTGGAGCATAATCAGTATAGGTCTTTTCAAGGATTAACATGCTTGATGCAAATATCTACCAGAACGGAGGATTATATAGTCGATACATTCAAGCTTTGGGATCACATTGGTACATATCTCAGGGATATCTTCAAAGACCCTAAAAAGAAAAAGGTTTCCTCCAAAATGCCTAAAGTTTCTTTCCACAGATCCCCTAGTATATGACTACTGCAacataaacaaatttaatttaactAGGTTATGCATGGAGCAGATCGAGATATTATTTGGCTTCAACGTGACTTCGGCATATATGTTTGCAATCTCTTTGAC comes from the Brassica rapa cultivar Chiifu-401-42 chromosome A01, CAAS_Brap_v3.01, whole genome shotgun sequence genome and includes:
- the LOC103844335 gene encoding protein RRP6-like 2 isoform X3, encoding MAADDYPGLKSLEALIGGSLPENLSKLSSTCLAIPANKDFHFLCNFDEFKLRIDEISGSSQCVLETIGGFCGKPMRYSGDDAYDWLVNLNDEVLQRIDLDLEDTMKKETDPVHGKAKVSFHIATIKKPQEEYKILVNNANVPFEHVWLEKKENNLGFIHPLEKLSVMDFVDKDISEMKPVEPLSLEGTPFKLVEEINDLKDLAAKLSSVDEFAVDLEHNQYRSFQGLTCLMQISTRTEDYIVDTFKLWDHIGTYLRDIFKDPKKKKVMHGADRDIIWLQRDFGIYVCNLFDTGQASRVLKLERKSLEFLLKHYCGVAANKQYQNADWRIRPLPDVMTRYAREDTHYLLYIYDVMRVDLHTVSKEDEKPDSPLVEVYKRSYDVCMQLYEKELLTENSYLHINGVQAANFNAVQLAIVAGLCEWRDRIARADDESTGYVLPNKTLLEIAKEMPINVGKLRRLLKSKLPYIERNVDAVISVIRRSMQNAAAFEPVVQSLKTWHPGTVFENNIESTVEETCTEAVVASSLSSKKFLQVENDIGGVKTTVSYGSGKCGCFGGTKRWFWSFAFKEEVWK
- the LOC103844335 gene encoding protein RRP6-like 2 isoform X4, with translation MAADDYPGLKSLEALIGGSLPENLSKLSSTCLAIPANKDFHFLCNFDEFKLRIDEISGSSQCVLETIGGFCGKPMRYSGDDAYDWLVNLNDEVLQRIDLDLEDTMKKETDPVHGKAKVSFHIATIKKPQEEYKILVNNANVPFEHVWLEKKENNLGFIHPLEKLSVMDFVDKDISEMKPVEPLSLEGTPFKLVEEINDLKDLAAKLSSVDEFAVDLEHNQYRSFQGLTCLMQISTRTEDYIVDTFKLWDHIGTYLRDIFKDPKKKKVMHGADRDIIWLQRDFGIYVCNLFDTGQASRVLKLERKSLEFLLKHYCGVAANKQYQNADWRIRPLPDVMTRYAREDTHYLLYIYDVMRVDLHTVSKEDEKPDSPLVEVYKRSYDVCMQLYEKELLTENSYLHINGVQAANFNAVQLAIVAGLCEWRDRIARADDESTGYVLPNKTLLEIAKEMPINVGKLRRLLKSKLPYIERNVDAVISVIRRSMQNAAAFEPVVQSLKTWHPGTVENDIGGVKTTVSYGSGKCGCFGGTKRWFWSFAFKEEVWK